One window from the genome of Candidatus Chlorohelix allophototropha encodes:
- a CDS encoding phosphatase PAP2 family protein codes for MFIIKFLRKLPWFETLFNLIKHLGLYAVSALAGALIFLWCFGELTENLLENEFTNLDSDFGNWVHSFANPLLDTIFTLFTSLGNALGIVILTLVTVGIFVWRKYYFYSWLLLLTVGGGLILNQAMKFLFRRPRPQMWTSVIERPDSFSFPSGHATVAFCYFGLLLWIGLKYFKRTTLRLAWALLMLILIFMIGLSRIYLGVHYLTDVIGGYLSGGFWLLALLGSTSIYRQVRRNGK; via the coding sequence TTGTTTATAATAAAATTCTTAAGAAAACTCCCCTGGTTCGAAACGCTATTTAACCTGATAAAACATTTGGGTTTATATGCGGTAAGCGCATTAGCCGGGGCGTTAATATTTCTGTGGTGTTTTGGCGAGTTAACCGAAAATCTGCTGGAAAACGAATTTACTAATTTGGATTCCGATTTCGGAAACTGGGTACATAGTTTTGCAAATCCGCTACTTGATACAATTTTTACGCTGTTCACTTCATTAGGAAACGCACTTGGTATTGTGATTCTGACCCTCGTCACAGTGGGAATATTTGTCTGGCGTAAATATTATTTTTATAGCTGGCTATTACTGCTGACAGTAGGAGGTGGCTTGATACTCAATCAGGCAATGAAATTCCTTTTCCGCCGCCCACGCCCGCAAATGTGGACTAGTGTAATAGAACGTCCCGATTCCTTCAGCTTTCCGAGTGGGCATGCCACAGTAGCATTCTGCTATTTTGGCTTGCTCTTGTGGATTGGTCTGAAATACTTCAAGCGTACCACTCTAAGACTAGCATGGGCGTTGCTGATGCTAATCCTTATTTTTATGATCGGATTGAGCCGCATATATCTGGGTGTCCATTACCTGACCGACGTTATTGGAGGCTATCTTTCAGGTGGATTCTGGTTATTGGCGCTGCTTGGAAGTACAAGTATATATAGGCAAGTACGGAGGAACGGCAAATAA
- a CDS encoding NAD(P)/FAD-dependent oxidoreductase encodes MKRIVVLGGGTGGTLVANLLAKKLKPSEAEITVVSASARHLYQPGWLYVPFGRQDPRALSKPVRSLLRKRVNLVIGEVSQLETEKQQITLSDGNTVEYDYLIIATGSHIYPDDIPGFKEGVNHFYTEEASFHLHAALEEFQGGKIVVGVGGLPHKCPVAPLEFTFLLEEYLHHRGLRDKTEIIYTYPLNRVFSIQSVADTAQPLLEERKITIETFFNLEEVDAEAKILKSMECTELNYDLAVMTPPHRGAKFLQGHPIADASGWVKTERNTLQVNGIRNIWALGDTTDLPISKAGSTAHFEAPVIVERLSADLRGIELDPKHSEYKGHVMCFLESGYGKASMLDFNYEHPPKLHEPSTIVHFQKMAFNKAYWYLVPTGVL; translated from the coding sequence ATGAAACGAATCGTGGTTCTGGGTGGGGGCACTGGCGGGACACTGGTGGCTAACCTTCTCGCAAAAAAACTTAAACCTTCAGAGGCAGAAATAACGGTTGTAAGCGCCAGCGCACGCCATCTTTACCAACCGGGTTGGTTATATGTCCCATTTGGGCGACAAGACCCACGTGCGCTTAGTAAACCTGTCAGAAGCTTGTTGCGAAAGCGGGTTAATCTAGTAATCGGTGAGGTTTCTCAGCTTGAAACCGAAAAGCAACAAATTACACTGAGTGATGGCAATACAGTGGAATACGATTACCTGATTATCGCCACCGGATCACATATTTACCCTGATGATATTCCCGGCTTCAAGGAAGGGGTCAATCATTTTTACACCGAAGAAGCCTCCTTCCACTTGCATGCTGCTTTAGAAGAATTTCAAGGCGGAAAGATAGTTGTTGGCGTTGGGGGACTCCCTCACAAATGCCCAGTTGCGCCTCTTGAATTCACTTTTCTATTGGAAGAATATTTGCACCATCGTGGTTTGCGGGACAAAACTGAAATTATCTATACCTACCCGCTAAATCGAGTATTCAGCATCCAAAGTGTTGCCGACACTGCCCAACCGCTGCTAGAAGAACGCAAAATAACAATAGAAACATTTTTTAACCTTGAAGAAGTTGATGCGGAAGCTAAAATTCTCAAATCGATGGAATGTACCGAACTTAACTATGATTTAGCAGTAATGACCCCTCCGCATCGAGGCGCAAAATTTCTACAGGGGCATCCGATTGCCGATGCATCGGGTTGGGTCAAAACCGAGCGCAACACCCTACAAGTTAATGGTATAAGAAATATCTGGGCGCTTGGTGATACCACCGACTTACCGATTAGTAAAGCCGGAAGCACCGCTCATTTTGAAGCGCCTGTTATCGTAGAGCGTTTATCAGCCGACCTTCGAGGTATCGAGCTAGACCCGAAACATTCTGAATACAAAGGGCATGTAATGTGCTTCCTCGAATCGGGATATGGCAAAGCTTCTATGCTAGACTTCAATTACGAGCACCCGCCAAAATTGCATGAACCTAGCACCATAGTACATTTCCAGAAAATGGCTTTCAATAAAGCCTATTGGTACTTGGTACCTACTGGAGTCTTATAA
- a CDS encoding ArsR/SmtB family transcription factor encodes MKPESASENTGTGIDKKIYRMQAEICRTLADPIRLELLDNLKEGERTVTELVEATGLRQANVSQHLAVMRQAELVTTRRQGITIYYSLTNPAIIQACTITKQILLERLAEAHKFISTVQLSQEN; translated from the coding sequence ATGAAGCCTGAATCAGCTAGTGAGAATACAGGTACTGGCATAGACAAGAAAATTTATCGGATGCAGGCTGAGATTTGCCGCACATTGGCTGATCCTATTCGCCTTGAACTGCTAGACAATCTTAAAGAGGGAGAACGGACGGTAACGGAATTGGTGGAAGCTACCGGGTTGCGACAAGCTAACGTCTCCCAACATCTTGCGGTGATGCGGCAGGCTGAGTTGGTTACAACTCGCCGACAGGGTATCACCATCTATTATTCTCTGACCAATCCTGCAATAATTCAGGCTTGCACTATTACAAAACAAATTTTGCTGGAGCGGTTAGCAGAAGCCCACAAGTTCATTTCCACAGTGCAATTGTCACAGGAAAACTGA
- a CDS encoding alpha/beta fold hydrolase has protein sequence MKTNPTWLDTDEYPFSPHYYKCEVGDIHYVDEGKGDPIVMVHGNPIWSFSYRHLIKQLSKSHRCIAMDHIGFGLSDKPADWSYLPIDHAKNFEQLMEHLQLKDITLVVNDWGGPIGLSYAIAHPERVKRIVLFNTWLWQTNDDWYYQLFSGFMGGFIGRFLIKQFNFFARTFIWVVYGNKAKLTREIHRHYVEPLKIPAERKGTWVFPKEIIGSGKWLGELWSQIDKIADKPTLILWGLRDIAFRKKELARWKGALHNYTVHTFENSGHYPQEEVYEEVGRLLTIFLEK, from the coding sequence ATGAAAACTAACCCCACATGGCTCGATACCGACGAATACCCCTTTTCCCCCCACTATTACAAATGTGAGGTTGGAGATATACACTATGTAGATGAAGGCAAAGGCGATCCAATTGTGATGGTGCATGGTAACCCGATTTGGTCTTTTTCTTACCGACATCTTATTAAGCAACTATCAAAATCACACCGCTGCATTGCTATGGATCACATTGGTTTTGGTCTCTCCGACAAACCGGCAGATTGGTCATATCTTCCGATCGACCATGCCAAAAACTTTGAACAACTTATGGAACACCTCCAGCTTAAGGATATTACCCTAGTGGTGAATGATTGGGGTGGGCCAATTGGGCTATCGTATGCTATTGCTCATCCTGAAAGAGTCAAGCGCATCGTGCTTTTCAATACATGGCTTTGGCAAACCAATGATGATTGGTATTACCAACTTTTCAGCGGTTTCATGGGAGGTTTCATCGGCAGATTCTTGATTAAACAATTTAATTTTTTTGCGCGTACTTTTATTTGGGTAGTCTATGGAAACAAGGCGAAATTGACCCGAGAAATCCATCGCCACTATGTAGAACCTCTAAAAATCCCGGCGGAACGTAAAGGAACTTGGGTTTTCCCCAAGGAAATAATAGGCTCTGGCAAATGGCTCGGAGAGCTTTGGTCGCAAATTGATAAGATTGCGGACAAACCGACTCTCATCTTGTGGGGACTTCGTGATATTGCATTTCGTAAAAAAGAATTAGCGAGATGGAAGGGCGCGTTGCATAACTATACAGTCCACACTTTCGAAAATTCTGGACACTACCCGCAAGAAGAGGTGTATGAGGAAGTGGGACGTTTATTGACCATATTTTTGGAGAAATAA
- a CDS encoding ArsR/SmtB family transcription factor produces the protein MNKSDSDNNEVEIDKRIYKMRAEICRTLANPVRIQILDNLKDGERTVNELVSITGLRQANVSQHLAIMRQAGLVVNRQHGKIIYYSLKNPFIMQACDIIKQFLVEKLTENHKIISSVKITDKT, from the coding sequence ATGAATAAATCTGATTCAGACAATAACGAAGTTGAAATTGATAAAAGAATATATAAAATGAGGGCTGAAATCTGCCGAACACTCGCTAATCCGGTGAGAATTCAAATTCTTGATAACCTGAAAGACGGTGAGCGCACCGTGAACGAACTCGTTTCGATTACCGGGTTGCGACAAGCTAACGTTTCGCAACATCTGGCAATTATGCGCCAAGCCGGGTTGGTGGTAAATCGCCAACATGGGAAAATAATTTATTACTCCTTGAAAAATCCTTTTATTATGCAAGCGTGCGATATAATAAAACAATTTCTAGTTGAAAAATTGACCGAAAACCATAAAATCATTTCTTCTGTCAAAATTACTGACAAAACCTGA
- a CDS encoding DsrE/DsrF/DrsH-like family protein produces the protein MSEDTEKFSIVLFSGTVDKIMAAVTMTAGAAAMGKKTTIFLTFWGLMGFRKGDWQKNMKFSKDFEEYAGPAMEMMQAKKVPHWMQTLQEVMEIGDVTVKACGMTMDLFDIKLEDLEPVVSEVTGVASFIKESEGGAILFV, from the coding sequence ATGAGTGAAGATACTGAAAAGTTCTCAATCGTTCTCTTTTCTGGCACAGTAGACAAGATTATGGCGGCTGTTACTATGACCGCCGGCGCTGCGGCAATGGGTAAAAAGACCACAATCTTCCTTACTTTCTGGGGTTTGATGGGCTTCCGCAAGGGTGATTGGCAGAAGAACATGAAGTTCAGCAAAGATTTTGAGGAATATGCCGGTCCGGCGATGGAAATGATGCAAGCCAAGAAGGTTCCTCACTGGATGCAAACCCTACAAGAAGTGATGGAAATCGGGGATGTCACCGTTAAGGCATGTGGTATGACTATGGACTTGTTTGATATTAAGCTGGAAGACTTGGAACCGGTGGTGAGCGAAGTTACCGGCGTGGCAAGTTTTATTAAAGAGTCCGAAGGCGGAGCCATTCTGTTTGTTTAA
- a CDS encoding sulfurtransferase TusA family protein, whose protein sequence is MQGVTINKESDARGSFCPGPLMELIRQVKAAQVGDVIAVISSDEGSKKDIPAWIEKAKQEFLGMEPFEGSTRFICRKIK, encoded by the coding sequence ATGCAAGGGGTAACAATCAACAAGGAATCAGATGCGCGAGGTAGTTTTTGCCCCGGTCCCCTGATGGAACTTATTCGTCAGGTGAAAGCCGCGCAGGTGGGTGATGTAATCGCCGTTATCTCCAGCGATGAAGGCAGCAAGAAGGATATTCCTGCTTGGATTGAAAAGGCTAAACAAGAATTTTTGGGTATGGAACCATTCGAAGGTAGTACCCGCTTTATTTGCCGCAAAATAAAATAA
- a CDS encoding Type 1 glutamine amidotransferase-like domain-containing protein produces MIKKFGAVALVGSGEFLQPIEELDRLLLERLGEPGRVAILPTASAPDGNRVPKRWAEMGVRHFKKLGAEAQAVMVLNRSEADSTQMAAQISECNFVYLSGGKPQYLLQTLKDTACWQAIKGVYENGGVVVGCSAGAMALAGYLPGFPPFFRSEKALGLVPGLVVIPHFDEIPGWLSGISRFSSRNGTIVGVEGSTGLICSGEEWLVLGRKGVTLFSNKGKRRFESGDRLPLSSRNATIVT; encoded by the coding sequence ATGATCAAGAAGTTTGGCGCTGTGGCGCTGGTAGGGTCTGGCGAGTTTCTGCAACCAATCGAAGAACTGGATCGGCTCTTGCTAGAGCGGTTGGGAGAACCGGGCAGAGTAGCAATATTGCCTACCGCTTCCGCGCCGGATGGCAATAGAGTCCCGAAGCGCTGGGCGGAAATGGGCGTGCGCCATTTCAAGAAACTCGGCGCAGAGGCACAAGCCGTAATGGTATTGAATCGGTCTGAGGCTGATTCGACGCAGATGGCAGCCCAAATCTCCGAATGTAATTTTGTGTATCTCTCCGGTGGAAAGCCGCAATATTTGCTGCAAACCCTCAAGGATACCGCCTGTTGGCAAGCCATTAAAGGGGTTTATGAGAATGGCGGGGTAGTAGTGGGTTGCTCGGCAGGCGCTATGGCGTTGGCAGGCTATTTACCCGGCTTCCCTCCCTTTTTCAGAAGCGAAAAAGCGCTTGGGCTAGTGCCGGGACTTGTAGTGATTCCTCATTTTGATGAAATACCGGGTTGGTTGAGTGGAATCAGCCGATTCTCCAGCCGCAATGGGACAATCGTTGGGGTTGAAGGCTCGACCGGACTGATTTGTTCAGGTGAAGAATGGCTTGTGTTGGGACGGAAAGGCGTTACGCTCTTTTCGAATAAAGGTAAGCGCCGCTTTGAATCGGGTGACCGCTTACCGCTATCCTCTCGTAATGCTACAATAGTCACCTAA